DNA sequence from the Ignavibacteriota bacterium genome:
CAACAAGATTAGCAGCTAAGATTCCGCTCACAGAATTGGCGAAAATGGATGAGGTCAGCAATGCTCTCGCCAAAATGGTATCAACTTCGCTTACAATTACACTGAAGGTGAAAGAACTCGCAGAATCTTGTAACCGAGTATTCGAGATTGCAAAGGCAAATCAAAAATCTGATTGAAATCGCTAAGCTTTCTGATCTACAAGCTCTCCCATAATTCTTCTCGTCGTCTTTGTGCTTCTGCTCTTTTGCGAGCAAAAGTTGCTCTCTGTCCAGCCTTGATCTTTGCTACATGTTCTGGACTTTTGGGTCGCTTACTAGCTTTTAGCATTTTGGCTCTGTAGACAGGATCTGTTGCCCAGCGATTTAGTATCCATTCTCTCATTGCTGGATTTTGCCATCGCCGCTTCATGTTCTCTGACATTTTCGCTCTGGTCTCATCTGAAATCATACGCTTGTGCTTGTACATCGAATAGCCAGGAAAGGCCCATAGAACCACTTTGCAAGCATTCTGAAGATTTCAGCATGCTTGTGCGTCTGAAAATCATCCTTCAACACGGTCCATTCAAAATTCTCAAGTCCATCGGTTTCAATTGCAACCTTCAGGTCATTTCCAACTGATGTCCAATATCGGATTCGATTTTCAAGTGAAAGTGTTGTGAAACCGATAAAGATTGTGTCGTTGAGTTTGTTTCGTACAAGATAGCAAATGACTTTGCCTTTCATGATTCGATCCTCCTGATTTAGACATATTGATCAAAAGCGTGTAGTGATCTTGCTGAATCAGGCAGTCAAGAAAGGATAGCTGGTCCCTGTCCTACACATAGTATTTATCAGGAATGCGCATCATTTCGAAACGATCCGAATACTCTCGGTGGACTTTCTGATCTAGATCGGAAATTGGCATTGAGATCCGAAGAACAGTTCGAATAGCTCACCGAGCACTCTCAGCCCCCACATCCTCTCAAAGCCCCTATCGACCTTCCAGTCGAATTGAATTGACAGCACTGTGAAACTGATCCGGACTCCAGTGAGCATAGATATGTGTCGTCGACACCGACGAGTGCCCAAGGATCTTGCTCACTGTGTAGATGCTGATTCCTGCTTGGACCATCCAAGTCGCTCCTGTGTGCCTAAATGAGTGGAAGTGCAACTTCGGATTCACTCCAGATTTCTTGATATAGCTCTTGACCTGCTTCGTCACAAAGAAGTCCTTCAGTCTCTGTCCATCAATATCAGCAAAGACGAAGGAGCTTGTTCTGTCAGTCCCTGTCAGCAGTTCAGCAACTGCTTCATGCATGGGAATTGTCCTGTTCTTCCTGCTTCCCCATTGCTGCTGTTCGCTTTGTGTTCCATTTCGTATATTTGCCGTGCCCCCGGAGGGCTCGCATAATGGTATTGCAGCGGTCTTGAAAACCGCCGGGCGCAAGCCTGTGGGGGTTCGAGTCCCTCGCCCTCCGCATCGTAACAAGACAGGGCGGACCATCTGGTCCGCCCTGTTGCGTACTCGCGAGTGTGTGCCGTGCAGGCAGCCGCTTACCGCAGCAGTACCAGACGCTGTTGCACCGAGTGTGTTCCTGCACTTATGCGGAGCAGGTAACTGCCGGGCGCCGAGAGACGCCCCGCCATGTCGCGTCCGTTCCAGGTAAGCAGGTGTGTGCCCGCGTCGAGCCGCAGTGTGATAATGCGCACCACACGGCCGAGCAGATCTGTCACGACGGCGCGCAGCTCGAGGGGCTGTTCCAGTATAAGCGGCACGGAAAGCGCCATGCCCGAGGAGAGCGAGAGGGGCTGCGGGTAGGCGTTGCGGACCGTAAAGGCCACGGGAGATGCGGCCTCGTCGACAGCGTTCGGCGGCGGATCGATCTGGTTGGTTTCGAGCACCAGGAAGGCCGTGTAGGGTGAGAGCACGCTGTGTCGTATGCTGAGCGCGATGATGCTGTTCTTCAACTCGGCGCTTTCGCCGTAGCGGCGCACATCGTCGAGCAGCGCGTCGATACGTTTTGCAGCCCAGTACGCGCCTACCTCCTTCACGGGCACGTCGACGGCGGCTAGATCCACATCCCTGGTCGTCTCGGAGTCGGCGCCGTTGGGCGAGCGCCACTGCACACGCACGCGCTCCTTGCCGTCGCCCGTGTAGCGTCCCGTGCTGATGAACGATTCCCCGCCGACGAAAGGCGGATACACGAGCGGATGCACCATATAGGCCTTGCCGTTCAGGTACGTCACCGACGCCTCGCGCACACCTGCGGCTTCGAGATCGAAGAGCACGCGGCGTATCACTGTTTCGAGACTGTCGCTGTTTTCCACCATCTGCACACGGCCGCCGCGCGCGGCTGCTATATCGTACAGGAGTTGTATCGTGTTTGTGTAGAAGAGCAGGGGATAGATCGCCACGTTCAACGTGTCGGTGCGCGTGATCAGGGCCAGCAGTTCCGCCGCGTTGATTTTTCCCGCCGTCGGTTCGCCGTCGGTGAGGAACAGCAACCGCCTGTCGGCACTCGGGCGGAAGTCCGCCTGCAGACCGGCGGTGAACGCGGCCTCATAATTTGTCATGCCGCTGGCAACGTACATGCGGTTGACAAACTCGAGCGCCTTGGTGATAGAATCAGGCACGGCTTCGACAAAGCCGCGGTCCGACGGCCACGATATGGCGGTGGAGCTGAACAGCACGAGCCGGAAATGATCGACGGGACGCAGAGCGACAAGCACGCGGGCCAGGGCCTGTTTCACGGCGGTGATGCGCTGGCCGTCCATGCTGCCGGAAGCATCGAGCACAAAGACGATGTCGCGCGGCCCGCCCTGTGTGGTCATCGTGTCGGCCGGCATCATATGCCAGGTCATGAAGTAGGGATCGCCGGTCGCGTCGTTGGGATCCTTCCACGAGAGGGCGGGGAAGACCGTCTCGTTATCCACAACCTTGTACCGCAGTTCGTAGTCGCGTGTATAGTTCACCTGCTCGATGCCGAACTGCACACGGTAGTGCGACTCGTCGATCTTTGTCACCCGGTTCATCATCGGTTGGTCGTCGAAGGTTGTTCGCAGGTCGAGTATGGGTGTAAAACTCGACACATTGAACTGCATCTCCGTCACATTCACCGGCGACGTCTGATACCCGGCCATGTTCAGCGGGTAGCGGTAGGTGGCGTAGCCGTCCGCCGACAGCGGCAGCGTGTGGAAGTACTGGATCTCGACGCGGCGCGAACTGTTGGGCGCGATGGGAAAGATCTTGAGCTGGAAACGATTGGCGCCGAGCGATTCGAGCAGGGCCGGATCGCGGCGCACGCCGTTCACGACCGAATCGTACTTGCGGACGGCGTCCTCTTTTTTCAGGCAGATAAAAATTTTCCGCTGGCCGTTTTCCCAGAGCCACAGGCCGTTGACCCGCGCGCCTTCGGGAAGCTGGAAGGCGTAGAAGCCCTCGAGCGTGAGATTGTTGTCGTTAAAAAATTCCTCGTCGACATGTGTCACCGCGAGGCGTCCGTACAACGCCACCGTGCTGCGGATGGCCGAGATGCGGAGCGGATATACCGGCGTTTCCGTGCCCGGTCTGCGCGCATACAAAACGCCGGCGGAGAGTCCGCTCGTGGCGCAGAAAAACAACACGGCTGCAAAAACGTACATCCTCCTGTTCATGGTACCCTCCAGAAAGGTTGGATCACTGCATCGAATCACTGGTTCGGATTGGCAAAAAGCGAGTATAACGAATGGTTGGATCAATTTCCATGCAATTCGGCGGTAGGTAGATGGGTAGTTGGTAGATGGTAGATGGTAGTTGGGTAGGCCGATCTATTCCATTCGTGTGAGGATACAGGAGAAAGGAGACAGGAGACAGGCCGTGACTCGATTGCCTCCTGTCTCCTGTATCCTGTTTCCTGACGCGGACAGAGTAGACCAATCTACTATCTACCCATCTACCACCTACCATCTACTAACTACCAACTACCGATCTACCTAAGCAATTTCCTTGCAGAAAGAATCCACCGTATTTTCAAAAGACGCGGAGGCAGCGCCGCCGCGACGAAGAAGAGCCGCACATCATTCCCGCACATCATAAGGAGAGCACCATGGGCAGCACGCTCGACGATCTGAAGACCGCCTTCGCAGGCGAGAGCCAGGCCAATCAAAAATACCGCGCCTTCGCCGACAAGGCCGAGCGCGAAGGATTCCCCAACATCGCGCGCCTGTTCCGCACGACGGCGGAAGCCGAACGCATCCATGCCGCGGGCCATCTCGGCTCGATGAACGGCATCGGTTCGACGGTTGAAAATTTGAAGTCGGCCATCGGCGGCGAGACCTACGAGTTCACCGAAATGTATCCGCCGATGCTCACACAGGCCGAAGCCGAGGGACACAAATCCGCCGCGCGCATGTTCAACTACGCACTGACCGCCGAAGCCGTACACGCCAAGCTGTACGCCCTCGCGCTCGCGGCCGCCGAAGCCGGCACCGATCTCGCCGAGACACGTTTCTGGCTCTGTCCCG
Encoded proteins:
- a CDS encoding tyrosine-type recombinase/integrase, which codes for MPLCEPSGGTANIRNGTQSEQQQWGSRKNRTIPMHEAVAELLTGTDRTSSFVFADIDGQRLKDFFVTKQVKSYIKKSGVNPKLHFHSFRHTGATWMVQAGISIYTVSKILGHSSVSTTHIYAHWSPDQFHSAVNSIRLEGR
- a CDS encoding VWA domain-containing protein, translating into MNRRMYVFAAVLFFCATSGLSAGVLYARRPGTETPVYPLRISAIRSTVALYGRLAVTHVDEEFFNDNNLTLEGFYAFQLPEGARVNGLWLWENGQRKIFICLKKEDAVRKYDSVVNGVRRDPALLESLGANRFQLKIFPIAPNSSRRVEIQYFHTLPLSADGYATYRYPLNMAGYQTSPVNVTEMQFNVSSFTPILDLRTTFDDQPMMNRVTKIDESHYRVQFGIEQVNYTRDYELRYKVVDNETVFPALSWKDPNDATGDPYFMTWHMMPADTMTTQGGPRDIVFVLDASGSMDGQRITAVKQALARVLVALRPVDHFRLVLFSSTAISWPSDRGFVEAVPDSITKALEFVNRMYVASGMTNYEAAFTAGLQADFRPSADRRLLFLTDGEPTAGKINAAELLALITRTDTLNVAIYPLLFYTNTIQLLYDIAAARGGRVQMVENSDSLETVIRRVLFDLEAAGVREASVTYLNGKAYMVHPLVYPPFVGGESFISTGRYTGDGKERVRVQWRSPNGADSETTRDVDLAAVDVPVKEVGAYWAAKRIDALLDDVRRYGESAELKNSIIALSIRHSVLSPYTAFLVLETNQIDPPPNAVDEAASPVAFTVRNAYPQPLSLSSGMALSVPLILEQPLELRAVVTDLLGRVVRIITLRLDAGTHLLTWNGRDMAGRLSAPGSYLLRISAGTHSVQQRLVLLR
- a CDS encoding rubrerythrin family protein: MGSTLDDLKTAFAGESQANQKYRAFADKAEREGFPNIARLFRTTAEAERIHAAGHLGSMNGIGSTVENLKSAIGGETYEFTEMYPPMLTQAEAEGHKSAARMFNYALTAEAVHAKLYALALAAAEAGTDLAETRFWLCPVCGHIEFGTPPDICPTCNLKGDKFVEL